The following are encoded in a window of Stieleria sp. JC731 genomic DNA:
- a CDS encoding amidohydrolase family protein: protein MNPSSKTYQARWLFPITGPPIENPCITVVDGIVVDISNRRQASVGPQASVDLGDVAVLPKLVNAHTHLEFSDCRRPIGEPGIALANWIGEVIRARGQADESVRAANIASGLAESQNAGVELIADIATTPSSYPEHAYASIVSFAEVLGLSQERGAERFQAALLHSEASARGHSACRIGESNLVPAISPHAPYSTPIALVQRCVDWAAAKGCPVAMHLAESPDERELLTHGTGRFADSLQRAGLWVPGLFPLGKGAAGDADQPILAYLQMLAEAPLALVVHGNDLQDCEMQFIAERRHMTVVYCPRTHHFFGYDAHPVGKLLEMGVRVALGTDSRASNPDLSIWEELRFLLSHRQDLAPSRVLEMATIMGADSLGRGPASAETPNEGARAFGCIQPGKTPFDSLMMIPTSAQHLAGVHADFAETDTSQLRFCTAIDSDAGHNDIG from the coding sequence ATGAATCCCAGTTCAAAAACCTATCAGGCTCGTTGGCTGTTTCCAATCACCGGTCCTCCGATTGAAAACCCCTGCATTACGGTCGTCGATGGAATCGTTGTCGATATATCCAATCGCCGTCAGGCATCAGTTGGTCCACAAGCGAGCGTTGATCTCGGCGACGTGGCGGTGCTTCCCAAGTTGGTCAACGCTCACACGCATCTTGAGTTTTCCGATTGTCGAAGGCCAATCGGTGAGCCGGGAATCGCTTTGGCAAACTGGATTGGCGAAGTTATCCGGGCTCGAGGACAAGCTGACGAATCGGTCAGGGCAGCCAATATCGCAAGTGGACTTGCCGAATCCCAGAATGCTGGGGTTGAGCTCATTGCTGATATCGCAACGACGCCATCCAGCTATCCCGAGCATGCCTATGCATCGATCGTGTCATTTGCCGAGGTGTTGGGCCTGTCCCAAGAACGCGGTGCGGAACGTTTCCAAGCCGCATTGCTGCACTCCGAAGCGTCTGCGCGAGGCCATTCTGCATGCCGCATTGGCGAGAGCAACCTTGTACCTGCTATCAGCCCGCACGCGCCATATTCCACACCGATCGCGTTGGTGCAGCGATGTGTTGATTGGGCAGCGGCTAAAGGCTGTCCTGTAGCGATGCACCTCGCCGAATCGCCTGACGAGCGAGAATTGCTTACCCATGGCACCGGACGATTTGCAGATTCCTTGCAGCGTGCAGGGCTTTGGGTGCCTGGGTTATTCCCGTTGGGAAAGGGGGCCGCGGGTGACGCTGATCAGCCAATCTTGGCCTACCTGCAAATGCTTGCTGAAGCGCCGCTAGCGCTCGTGGTCCACGGAAATGACTTGCAGGATTGCGAAATGCAGTTCATCGCCGAACGGCGGCACATGACGGTGGTGTATTGCCCAAGAACGCATCATTTTTTCGGATACGATGCACACCCGGTCGGAAAGCTGCTGGAAATGGGAGTCCGGGTGGCCTTGGGGACCGATTCGCGGGCGAGCAATCCAGATCTAAGTATCTGGGAGGAATTGCGTTTTTTGCTCAGCCATCGGCAAGACCTTGCTCCGTCGCGGGTACTAGAAATGGCCACCATCATGGGGGCGGATTCGCTCGGTCGCGGTCCCGCGTCCGCCGAAACGCCGAACGAAGGTGCACGGGCCTTTGGATGCATTCAACCCGGCAAAACGCCCTTCGATTCGCTCATGATGATTCCCACCTCTGCTCAGCACCTGGCAGGGGTTCATGCGGACTTTGCGGAAACGGATACTTCACAACTGCGGTTTTGCACTGCAATTGATTCCGATGCCGGCCATAATGATATCGGCTAA
- a CDS encoding DNA-3-methyladenine glycosylase: MTFSIESAERLPADFYCRKTADVARALIGKTIVHRTAGTITGGIVVETEAYLHRNDPASHSARGRTASNESMFLRPGTLYVYPIHAKYCLNAVTEEAGTGAAVLIRAIEPTIGIETMCGRRGQSDLRRLTTGPAMLCQALSIDRSDDGRCLVGDSDLGIFLNTADDHRRRIVATKRIGISKAQHRNLRFVDMNSRFLSRPVPKR; encoded by the coding sequence ATGACCTTTTCGATCGAGTCGGCAGAACGTTTGCCAGCGGACTTTTATTGCAGAAAGACAGCCGATGTCGCGCGAGCCTTGATCGGGAAAACCATCGTGCATCGTACCGCCGGCACGATTACCGGCGGAATCGTCGTCGAAACGGAAGCCTATCTGCATCGCAATGATCCGGCTAGCCACTCGGCCCGTGGACGCACCGCAAGCAACGAATCAATGTTCCTGCGGCCTGGCACGCTCTACGTGTACCCGATTCATGCCAAATACTGCTTGAACGCGGTCACCGAAGAAGCCGGAACGGGAGCAGCGGTTTTGATCCGTGCGATCGAACCGACGATCGGTATCGAAACGATGTGCGGTCGCCGCGGGCAATCCGACCTCCGCCGCCTGACGACAGGACCGGCGATGCTTTGCCAAGCCCTATCCATTGATCGGTCTGATGACGGACGATGCTTGGTCGGCGATTCAGACTTGGGAATTTTTCTAAACACAGCCGATGACCATCGTCGCCGAATCGTCGCGACGAAGCGTATTGGGATCAGCAAAGCCCAACATCGCAACCTTCGTTTTGTCGATATGAACTCACGCTTTCTTAGTCGACCAGTGCCGAAGCGTTAG
- a CDS encoding PIG-L family deacetylase, which produces MSQQADLPPRLDVIAVGAHPDDVEVACGGTLAKLSAEGYRVGIVDLTDGEPTPYSDGPASRFLESTQAAKALGVCYRIQMDLPNRRLFDCFEARVELAKVFRMTRPCMVLGFGEKTPMASPDHHQAMLLTDAAVFYSRLSKWDDQFDYLPPHVIDRQLYYRIALEPMNIAGNPYHTLVDISKTLEAKLAAMRCYGSQFDHKRQIVERVRAAAVMAGSIAGVEAAECFVAARPFATDDLFAAVGLHIEPTMETEPSDVRELTLRHWSTKKA; this is translated from the coding sequence ATGTCACAACAGGCTGACCTGCCACCACGATTGGACGTCATCGCGGTCGGAGCACACCCCGATGATGTTGAGGTCGCTTGCGGTGGGACGCTGGCAAAGTTGTCCGCGGAAGGATACCGCGTCGGGATCGTTGATCTGACTGATGGTGAGCCGACGCCGTACTCCGACGGGCCCGCATCACGTTTCTTGGAGTCGACACAAGCTGCAAAAGCGTTGGGAGTGTGTTATCGCATTCAAATGGATTTGCCGAATCGACGGTTGTTTGATTGTTTCGAAGCACGCGTGGAACTGGCCAAGGTGTTTCGTATGACGCGTCCATGCATGGTTTTGGGATTCGGCGAAAAGACACCCATGGCGTCACCGGATCATCATCAGGCGATGCTGCTGACTGACGCCGCGGTCTTTTATAGTCGGCTTTCCAAATGGGACGATCAGTTCGACTATTTGCCACCGCATGTGATCGATCGGCAGCTGTACTATCGCATTGCCCTAGAGCCGATGAATATCGCAGGCAACCCCTATCACACGTTGGTCGATATCAGCAAAACACTTGAAGCCAAGCTTGCCGCGATGCGATGTTATGGAAGCCAGTTCGATCACAAGCGGCAGATCGTCGAACGAGTTCGCGCGGCGGCGGTGATGGCCGGTTCGATTGCCGGTGTCGAGGCAGCGGAGTGTTTCGTCGCGGCGCGTCCCTTCGCAACGGACGACCTGTTTGCGGCCGTCGGGTTGCACATCGAACCGACGATGGAGACCGAGCCGTCCGATGTGCGAGAACTAACGCTTCGGCACTGGTCGACTAAGAAAGCGTGA
- a CDS encoding sialate O-acetylesterase: MRLTGLAFIFLATIAGQCSAEIRTSAVFGDSMVLQRNKPIHVWGWADAGASVEVKLADANATAKADSDGRFDVELPKMSAGGPFKLAINAGDDSVTFEDVLIGEVWVCSGQSNMGWSVQQSNDSDLESLSANYPNIRLISVPQVGVQEPQDSFDGKWQACTPESVRQFSGVGYFFGRQLHQTLGVPVGLIDNAWGGSSAEAWVKRDLLEADDTYDALMARWEQTEATYNHEAETKKYKEKLAAWQKDKKGNRPNPPRNPLTGQHRPANLYNGVLHPIIGYTIEGVVWYQGESNAGRAYQYRELFPLMIQHWRDEWKQDDFSFYWVQLADYMAEKEQPSSSAWAELREAQTMTMDKLANTGEAVIIELGEASDIHPKNKQDVGKRLARWALAKNYGYDIPYRSPTFESMTIDGKKATLKFDHVGGGLDTFDVRDVIGFTIAGEDQKFVHANAKIVGKDTVEVSSDQIEQPVSVRYAWADNPICNVQSQEGLPVTPFRTDDWKGVTADSK, from the coding sequence ATGAGATTGACCGGTCTTGCCTTTATATTCCTCGCCACCATCGCCGGACAATGTTCGGCCGAGATCCGAACCAGTGCGGTATTCGGTGACTCGATGGTCTTACAGCGAAACAAACCGATTCACGTTTGGGGCTGGGCGGATGCCGGTGCTTCGGTTGAGGTCAAACTTGCTGACGCAAACGCAACAGCGAAAGCGGATTCCGATGGTCGTTTCGATGTCGAACTTCCCAAAATGTCAGCAGGTGGGCCGTTCAAATTGGCGATCAACGCCGGCGACGACTCGGTCACCTTTGAAGACGTCTTGATCGGCGAAGTTTGGGTTTGCAGCGGACAATCCAATATGGGTTGGTCGGTCCAACAGTCCAACGACTCGGACCTAGAATCGCTATCGGCAAACTACCCCAACATCCGTTTGATCTCCGTTCCTCAGGTCGGCGTCCAAGAACCTCAAGACAGCTTTGATGGAAAATGGCAAGCCTGTACGCCCGAAAGCGTTCGACAGTTTTCCGGCGTCGGATACTTCTTCGGTCGCCAACTGCATCAAACGCTTGGCGTTCCCGTCGGACTGATTGATAACGCTTGGGGCGGCTCATCCGCAGAAGCCTGGGTCAAACGAGATCTGCTCGAAGCGGACGATACCTACGATGCTTTGATGGCTCGCTGGGAACAAACCGAAGCGACCTATAACCACGAAGCAGAGACAAAGAAGTACAAAGAAAAGCTTGCCGCATGGCAGAAAGACAAGAAAGGCAACCGCCCCAACCCGCCACGGAATCCGTTGACCGGACAACACCGTCCCGCCAACCTCTACAACGGTGTTCTTCACCCAATCATTGGCTATACGATTGAAGGCGTAGTCTGGTACCAAGGTGAGTCCAACGCCGGACGCGCTTATCAGTACCGCGAACTATTCCCGCTGATGATTCAACACTGGCGTGACGAATGGAAACAAGATGACTTCTCGTTCTACTGGGTTCAATTGGCCGACTATATGGCCGAAAAAGAACAACCCAGCAGCAGTGCTTGGGCTGAACTACGTGAAGCCCAAACGATGACGATGGACAAATTGGCCAACACCGGTGAAGCCGTCATCATCGAACTGGGCGAAGCCTCGGATATCCACCCCAAGAACAAACAAGATGTCGGAAAACGTCTAGCGCGATGGGCCCTAGCAAAGAACTACGGGTATGACATTCCTTACCGCAGTCCGACTTTCGAATCCATGACCATCGATGGCAAAAAGGCCACTTTGAAATTTGATCATGTCGGCGGTGGTCTCGATACCTTTGACGTTCGTGACGTGATTGGATTTACGATCGCAGGCGAGGATCAAAAGTTCGTCCATGCCAACGCAAAGATCGTAGGCAAGGACACTGTCGAGGTTTCCAGCGATCAAATCGAGCAGCCTGTATCGGTGCGATACGCTTGGGCAGACAACCCGATTTGCAACGTGCAAAGCCAAGAAGGCTTGCCCGTAACTCCTTTCCGCACCGACGACTGGAAAGGCGTCACTGCCGATTCCAAATAG